The nucleotide sequence CCTCGGCCATGCGGCCGACGGCGGCCAGGCGGTCGCGCATGCGGACTTCGCGCTCCAGGCGGCGGATGTCGGTGAGGTCGTCGAAGGCGTAGACGTACCCGATGGTGCCGCGCTCGGGCACCGTAAGCGCCGAAGCGGTGACGGCGAACGTCTTCTCCTGGCCGCTGGGCGACTGGTAGCGGACCTCGCCGTGGGTGCGGAAGGAGCCCACCGCCGGCAGCCGGTCGAGGAAAAGACGGTTCACCGGGAGCCCGAAGACTTCGGCGGCCCGGCGCTCGAGCAATCGCTGGCCCGGGGCATTGAGCAGGCTGATGTGGCCATCGAGCCCGGTGGTGATCAGGCCGCCACTCATGGAGTTGATGATGTTCTCGTGCAGGGCCTGCAGGTTTTCCAGGGCGCCCGAGGCGTCCTGCAGTTGCACGTCCACCTGCCGCAGCTTCATGGCCAGCGTGCTGGAAAGATAGGCGATCAGCAGGTAACCGAACAGGTTGATGAAGATAGTGGCCTGAAGCGCCTTCAGGTCGGGACGGGTCACGGAGAAAGGACGGATCACTTCGAACACATAGGTCAGCTCCAGGAGCGCCCCGTAGCAGATGAAGGAGAGCGCGGCCACCAGGTAGGCCCAGGCGCGGGTCATCAGGATGCTGGCCACGATGACCACCAGCGGAAACAGGAAGATGTGGAAATAGGAGTCGATGCCGCCGGTGACGTAGACCACCACTGTGGCGAAGAGCAGATCGGTGAAGACCTGCAAGCGGGCTTGCATCCGGTAGTCGTCCCAGAGGGAGACCAGCAGGGCAAAAAAGACAGCGATGGTGTACCAGAGCAGGATGACGGAGAGAAAGATGTTCTCCGGAACGTTGGTGCGGGTAAGCCGGATGATGGCCAGCTCGATGGCCAGCAGGAAGGTGATGACAATGATGCGCACCTTGACCAGCCAGGCCAGCCAGGTGCGCTCGTTGAATTCCGGTGTCATCCTTCAGCCCGGCCGCGGAGAAAGGGTCGGAGTCCGCGGAGGCGTCCCGGGCGCAAGCCCGGGACGCCGTTCGAGTCTCAGCCCGACAGTTTGCCGATCATGGCGAACAGCGGCAGATAGAGAGCAATGATGATGCCGCCGACGGCCACGCCCAGGAAGCCGATCATCATGGGCTCCAGCAAGGTGAGCATGTCCTTGGTGGCAGCATCGACCTCGTCCTCGTAGAAATCCGCGATCTTTTGCAGCATGGCATCCATGGCGCCGGTGGCCTCGCCCACGCCGATCATCTGCGACACCATGTTGGGGAAGACGCCGCTCTCCCGCAAGGGATCGACAATGGTGCGGCCCTGTTCGATGGCGCTGCGCACTTTCATGAGCGCCTCCTCCATCACGGCGTTGCCCGAGGTGCGGGCAGTGATGGTGAGCCCGTCGAGGATGGGTACGCCGGAGGCGATCAGCGTGCCCAGCGTGCGGGTGAAGCGGGCCACGGCGATCTTGCGCAGCAACATGCCGATGACCGGCAGGTTGAGCATGAACTTGTCGAAGGCGTAGCGCCCGCGTGGATCCTTGAGGAACTGCTTGAAGCCCCAAACCAGCGCGATCACGCCCGGAATCCACAGCCACCAGAGCTTGAGGAAGAAGTAGCCCAGCCCGCCGCTGATGCCCAGCACGATGCGGGTGGGCAGGGGCAACTCGACCCCGAGTCCGGTGAACAGGTTCTTGAAGATGGGAACGACGAAGATCATCAGACCGGCCACCACCAGGATGGCGATGCTGATGACGGAAACCGGGTAGATGAGGGCGGACTTGATGGCCGACTTGAGCTTGACCTCCTTCTCCACGTAGGTGGCCAGGCGCTGCAGGATCTGGTCGAGAATGCCGCCCGTCTCGCCGGCCTCGATCATGTTGGTCTTGAGGTCGTCAAAGATGTTGGGGAACTGGCGCATGGCGTTGGCCAGCGTGGAACCGCCTTCCACCGAGGAGCGCACCCCGGTGATGGCGCGCTGGAAGGTGGCGTTTTCCTGGTTCGCAGCCAGGATTTCCAGACACTGCACCAGCGGCAGACCGGCATCGATCATGACCGAGAACTGGCGCAGGAAGATGCCGATATCCTTGGTGGCCACCTTGCCGGAACCAAACTTCGGCAGGGCGAATTCTTTGCCCTTCTCCTTGATGGCGCTGGGGGTGATGCGCTCGCGGCGCAGCATCTGGTCCAGCACCTGTTTGTTGACCGCCACCCGTTCGCCGGAGACTTTGTTCCCGGTAGCATCCAGGCCGGTAAACGTGAACGTCGGCATATTCACCTCCCGTGATTCGAATGCCTGGCGGCGCGAACCCCTAGCGGCGCACCGCCGCCGGCGGCGCAGCCTTGCCGGCCGCGCCCCGGTTGATCATTTCCTGCAACTCGTCGGGGTTGGACGAGCGCTGCATAGCGGTTTCCAGCGTAATCAGCTTCTGGAAGTACAGCGAAGCCAGCGATTGGTTGAAGGTCTGCATGCCGAACTTGTCCTGCCCGGCCTGCATGGCGGAGTAAATCTGGTGAATCTTGTCTTCACGGATCAGGTTGCGGATGGCGGCGTTGGGAATCAGGATCTCCATGGCCATGCAACGGCCCTGGCCGCCGATCTTGGGCAGGAGGGCCTGGCAGAGGATGCCCTCCAGCACCAGCGAGAGCTGGGCGCGGATCTGCGACTGCTGGTGCGCCGGGAATACGTCGATGACGCGGTTGATGGTGGAGGACGCAGAGTTGGTGTGCAAAGTCCCGAAGGTGAGGTGGCCGGTTTCCGCGATGCGCAGGGCGGATTCGATGGTCTCCAGGTCGCGCATCTCGCCGATGAGCACGACGTCGGGGTCTTCGCGCAGTGCGGCGCGCAGGGCGTTGGTGAACGACTTGGTGTCGGAATGGACCTCGCGCTGGTTCACCAGGCACTTCTTGTGCTGGTGTACGAACTCGATGGGGTCCTCGATGGTGATCATGTGCTCGTGGCGCTCGCTGTTGATCTTGTCCAGCATGGCGGCGAGCGTGGTGGACTTGCCCGAACCGGTCGGGCCTGTCACCAGCACGAGGCCGCGCGGTTTCTCGCACAGCTTGGCGACGACCGGCGGCAGGTTGAGTTGCGCGAACGACTTGATCTCGAAGGGGATGACGCGGAAGACGGCGGCGGTGGCGCCGCGCTGGTTGAAGCAGTTGGCGCGGAAGCGCGCCAGGCCCTTCAGGCCGAAAGAGAAGTCCAGCTCCAAGTTCTCCTCGAAGCGGTGCTTCTGGGCGTCGGTCATGACGCTGTAGGCCAGTTGCTTGGTCTCCGCGGGCGTGAGCGGCGGCATGTCCAGCGGGTTCAGGTGCCCGTGCACGCGGATCTGGGGCGGCGAATTGGTGGTGATGTGGAGGTCGCTGCCTCCCATGTCGAGCATCTTCTTGAGCAGATCGCTCAGGGTCGCCGTAGCCACGATGATCCTCTCGCTTTCTCCGTACTCAGTGCACGGTCTCGCGGGCCACTTCTTCCAGCGTCGTGACCCCGTCCATCACCTTGATGAGCCCGCTGCGGCGCAGCGTGAACATGCCGCGCTCCACGGCCTTCTTCTTGAGTTCGAGTGCCGAGGCACCCACCAGAATCAGCTCACGCAATTCGTCGTCGACTTCCATCACTTCATACAAACCGGCGCGGCCCTTGTAGCCGGTGTTGTTACAGGTGCCGCAACCCTTGCCCTTGAAGATCTTGGCCGTCTTGGCTTCGTCGGGACCGAAACCGGCCTCCACCTTGGCCTGGTAGGGCAGATCCACTTCCTCGATGCAATCCTTGCAGATGCGGCGCACCAGGCGCTGGGCCACGATGAGGTGCACCGAGGTGGCCACCAGGAAGGGCTCGATGCCCATGTTCATCAGCCGGCTGATGGTCTCCGGGGCGCCGTTGGTGTGCAGCGTGGACAGCACCAGGTGGCCGGTGAGCGCCGCCTTGATGGCGATTTCCGCGGTCTCGAAGTCGCGAATCTCGCCCACCAGGATGATGTTCGGGTCCTGGCGCAGGAAGGCGCGCAGCGCGGCGGCGAAGTTCAGCCCGATGGACTCCTTCATCTGCACCTGGTTGACCCCGGCGAGCTGGAACTCCACCGGGTCCTCGGCGGTCATGATGTTGGTGTCCGGCGTGTTTAACCGCGAGATGGCGGAGTACAGCGTGTTGGTTTTCCCCGACCCCGTCGGCCCGGTGACTAAGACCATGCCGAAGGGCTTGAGGATGGCGCGCTCAAACTTGACCAGCGATTCGGGTTCGAAGCCGAGCTTGGTCATGTCAAGGCGCAGGTTTTCCTTGTCCAGCAGGCGGAGGACGATCTTCTCGCCCCAGAGCGTCGGCAGGGTGCTGACGCGGTAGTCGAGCTGTTTCTTGCGGCCGCCGATCTGCATCTTGAGCATGATGCGGCCGTCCTGCGGCAGGCGCTTCTCGCTGATATCCAGCTTGGCCATGATCTTGATGCGGGAGGTGATGGCGTCCTTGAGCTTGGCCGGCGGCGACATGATGGATTGCAGCATGCCGTCGATGCGGAAACGGACCCGGTACTCCTTCTCGTAGGGCTCGATGTGGATGTCACTGGCGCCGCGCTTGACCGCATCGGAGAGGATGATGTTTACCAGTTTGACAATCGGAGCCTCGTCGGCGGCCTTTTCCAGCTCGCCCAGGGCCATCTCCTCTTCTTCTGCCTGTAGCTCGACGTCGGCTTCGCCGCCCTCGACCTGGGCCATGACCTTTTCCAGGTCCTCTTCCGCCGAGGTGCCGTAGGCCTTCTCGATGGCGGCCATGATGGCGCTCTCGGAGGCCACGACCGGCTCGATGTTGAAGCCGGTCATGAACTTGATGTCGTCCATGGCGAACACGTTGGTGGGATCGACCATGGCGATGGTCAGCGAAGCGCCCACGCGGCTGAGGGGCAGGATCTGATAGCGCTTGGCGGTCTCCTGCGGGACCAGCTTCACCACCGAAGAGTCCACTTCGAAATACTGCAGATTGATGGCGGGCACGCCGTACTGCCGGGAGAGGAAGTTGGTGACGTCGTCGTCGGTGAGGAAGCCCAGCTTGACCAGCGAGGAACCGAGCCGGCAGTTGTTCTCCTTCTGATGCTTGAGGGCCTGCTCCAACTGTTCGGTGTTGATGACCTTCTCTTTGACCAGGAGGTCGCCCAGCCTCTGTGACATGATCCGGTTTCTCCCCTCCGGGAACGCGCTGGACTCGGCCCGCGCCGACAGACCGAGGCGGCATGAATACGCACAGCGCCGCCGCGACGCACGCAGGGTGATTTTGGCGAATCCTATGCGGAGTGACAAGAAATGTCAATCGGCAGATGTTATGACAGTGGTAAACCTTGGCCCGTCCGCAGCTGGTCCTTCCGGACATTTCCGCCGTGTCCTTCCGGGTTTGCGCTCTAGAATGCCCGGATGGAGCGTGAACAGGCCCTTCGCCGCTACTACCGAGCCCTGCGGGCGGCCTGGGGACCGCAGAACTGGTGGCCGGCGAGGACTCAGTTCGAGGTAATCGCCGGCGCCTTCCTGACCCAGAACACCGCCTGGAGCAACGTGGAACGGGCGCTGCAGGCCATGCGTCGCGCCGGCGTACTTTCGGTCGCGGGCGTCCGGCGGACGCCCAGGCCACGCCTGGAGCGCCTGATCCGCTCCGCCGGTTACTTCCGCCAGAAGGCGCAGCGGCTGAAGAACTTTGTGCGCCACGTGGACGAGCGCTACGGTGGCTCACTCGCGCGCATGTTCGCCCGGCCCACTGCGGCACTGCGCGCAGAACTCCTGGCGCTGGACGGCATCGGTCCGGAGACGGCCGATTCCATCCTGCTCTACGCCGGCGGACACGCGTCGTTCGTCGTCGATGCCTATACGCACAGAATCCTTGAGCGGCACCGGATCATTGGCAAGAAGTGGCGGTACGAACAGATCCGTGAGCTGTTCCAGCGCGCGATGGTGCAAGACCAGGTGACTTCCCCTCAGGGCCTAAGGCCCGAGTCTGTAGTGGATCTCAACGGCCCGACCAAAGTCGGGCTCCTCCGAAGGCCAAGAGGTACGCTGTCTGGAAACTCGAAACTGGAAGCTCGAAACTCGCGGCTTCGCCCTCGCAAATACGAAGCGCCGAACGCGAGCGCGACAGCGCAGGTCTACAACGAGTATCACGCCCTGCTGGTGCGCGTAGGCAAACACCACTGCAAGAAGAAGCGGGCAGAGTGCTTGGGGTGTCCCCTGGAGCCGTTCTTGCCCCCGCGCCGGGGTTCAGCAGCGCCCGGCCGCGGAATATAATCTGGGCATGACTCCGGACGCCCAGCCGGAGCGGGCCCTTTGTCTCCCGAACCGACAAGCCGGGAACCTGGCCGACGCCGCGTCGCAGCGCTGATCGCACTGGCCCTCGGCATCTTCGTGCTGTTCGCGGTGGTGTTCTCGCAAGCGGCTTTCAACCTGACGTTTCTGCGGCCTTCCACCTCCGAGCAGACGCTGATCTTCACCGCGGTTTCCGCGCTGATTTTCCTGCTGCTGGTAGCGCTGACGTTCGTGCTGCTGCGCAACCTGCTGAAGCTGGTGGCGGAGCGGCGCGGCGGGGTGCTGGGCTCGAAGTTTCGTACCAAGATGGTGGTAGGCGCGCTCATGCTCTCCTTCGCGCCCGTCATCTTTCTGTTCCTGTTCGCCTACGGGCTGATGAACCGCTCCATCGACAAATGGTTCTCCAGCCCGGTGGAGGAGATGCGCGAGAACGCCAACGAGATCGCCGAACTGGTCTCCAGCTACGCGGCGCGCAACGCGCAGGCGGAGGCCGCGGCCATCGCGTCCTCTCCGGAGACGCTGCGGGCGTTCGAGACCGGCAACTTCGCCGGCGTGATGACCGAATTCCGCCGCCACGAAGCCACGCTGAAAGGCGGCTTCGCGCTGGCCCTCCTGGACGACCACGCGGTGGCCAGTTTCCGCGCGCCGGAAACGTGGCCCGTGCTGCGCGGGCGGTTGCCCAAGCCGGACGCCATCGGCGCCCCGCCGCGCGAGCCCTTCGCGTATCAAGGCGCAGAGTACATGCTGGGCGAGGCCAGGGTGCCGGGCGGCGGCCGCATCCTGGTGGCCATGCCGCTGCCGGAGAATTTTTCCGCCACCCTCAAGAGCCTGGAGGAAAGCCGCCGCAAGTCGCTGCAGTTGAGCGCGGAACGCAAGCTGGTGCGCCGCACCTACATGGGCATGCTCCTGCTGCTGACGGTGCTGGTGCTGTTCGCGGCCACCTGGTTCGCGCTTTTCCTTTCGCGGTTGGTCACGCGGCCAGTAGCGGCCCTGGCGGAAGCGACGCAGCAGATCTCCGCCGGCCATCTCGACTATCGCGTCGAAGTCGCGGCCGCCGACGAGCTCGGCGAGCTGGTGGCCAGCTTCAACCGCATGGCGGCGGAGCTGGAGCAGACGCGGCGGCAAATCGAGTCGTCGCGCAGCGAGCTGGCGCAGGCCATCGTGGCGCTGGAGGAGCGCCGCCGGCACATGGAGACCATTCTGGAAAGCACGCCTACCGGTGTGCTCTCGCTCGACGCCCAGGGCCGCGTGACGCGCGCCAACCAGGCCTTCGAGCGCATGTTCGCCGGCGCGGCGAACCGCGTGGCTGCCGGGACGCGCCTGCGCGACCTGTTCTCCGCCGAAGTCGCGCAGGACCTGGAGCGCATGCTGCGCAAGGCCGACCGCATGGGCTCGACCTCGGCGCAGATGGAGATCGCGGTGCCGCGCGCTCGTCTGGAAACCATGGTGACGGCGGCTTCGCTGGACGCAGAATCGCGCGCGGCTTCGCCCCGGCTGGGGCACGTGCTGGTGTTCGAGGACCTCTCCGAGTTGCTGCGCGCCCAGAAGCAGGCGGCGTGGCGCGAAGTGGCTCGGCGCGTGGCCCACGAAATCAAGAATCCGCTCACCCCGATCGCGCTTTCGGCGGAACGCATCCGCCGCCACCTGGAGCGCGGCACGGCGCCGGATTCAGAATCGGTCAAGGTCATCGAGGGCTGCGCGCAGACCATCGGCGAAGCCGTGGAGACGGTGCGCACGCTGGTGGACGAGTTCGCCGCCCTGGCGCGCTTCCCGGCCTCGCAGCCGCAACCGGCCAGCGTCAACGCCATCGTCGAGAGCGCGCTGGCGCTGTTCAACGGGCGGCTCGACGGCGTGAACGTGCGCACGTTCCTCGCGCCCGATCTCCCCGCCGTCATGGCCGATCCGGAAGCGCTCAAGCGCGCCCTGGCCAACCTGGTGGATAACGCCTGCGAGGCCATGCAAGGCTCGATGCTGCGCGAGGTCCACATCTCGACCGCGCTGGTAGGCCAGCGCGACGCGGTCGAAATCGTGGTCGCCGACACCGGCCACGGCGTCACACCGGAGCTGAAGGAGCGCCTCTTCCTGCCCTACTTCTCCACCAAGAAGCGCGGCACCGGACTGGGCCTGGCCATCGTCAGCCGCATCGTCGAGGACCACCACGGCTCCATCCGCGTGGAAGAGAACGCGCCGCTGGGGGCAAGGTTCATTATCGAACTGCCCGTAGCCCAGGGCAGCCTGTAGCTCCTAGCTTCTAGCCACTAGCTCCAGGCTTGGACTATCGGTTTCTCAGATTCTGCATGGAGCCCCTGACGCTGTAAGCTAGCAGCTAGTAGCTAGCGGCCAGAAGCTGTCTTCTATGCATTCCGTCCTCATCGTCGATGACGAACCCGGCATCCGCGAGTCGCTCGAGGGCGTGCTGGCGGACGAAGGCTACGCCACTACGGCCGTGGAGAGCGGCGAGGCCTGCCTGCAGGCGCTGAAGAAGCGTCCCTACGACGTGGTGCTGCTCGACATCTGGCTGCCGGGCATCGATGGGCTGGAGACGCTGGAGCGGATCCGCCAGTCGCACGCGCCATCGCCCTCGCAGGCCGATGAAGCGCCGGAAGTCATCATCATCTCCGGCCACGGGACCATTGAGACCGCGGTGCGCGCTACCAAGCTGGGCGCATTCGATTTCCTGGAAAAGCCGCTCTCGCTCGAGAAGACGCTCATCCTGGTAAAGAACGCGGTAGAGGCGCGCCGCTTGCGCAGCGAGAATCGCGACTTCAAGCGCCAACACCAGTCCAAGAGCGAAATCGTGGGCGAGAGCGTGCCCATGAAGGCGCTGCGCAAGCAGATCGCGCTCATGGCGCCCACCAACGGACGAGTGCTCATCTACGGCGAGTCCGGCACCGGCAAGGAGCTGGTGGCGCTCGCCATCCATAACCAGAGCCCGCGACGCGACGCCCTGTTCGTCGAGGTGAACTGCGCCGCCATCCCCGAAGACCGCATCGAGAGCGAGCTGTTCGGCCATCGCAAGGGCGCGCTCCCCGGCGCCGAGGAGGACAAGGACGGCAAGTTCCTCAAGGCCGATGGCGGCACGCTGTTCCTGGACGAAGTGGGCGACATGAGCCTGAAGACCCAGGCCAAGGTGCTGCGTACGCTCGATGAGCAGAAGTTCACGCCCGTAGGCAGCGACCAGCCCGTCAGCGCCGACGCCCGCGTGATCGCTTCCACCAACAAGGACCTGGAAGAAGAGATCGCCCACGGGAACTTCCGCGAAGACCTCTTCTACCGCCTGAACGTGATTCCCTTCTACGTGCCGCCGTTGCGCGAGCGCGTGGAAGATATCCCCATGCTGGCGCGCCACTTCCTGCGCGAGCTCTCTTCCCAGTACGGCCGGCGGACAAAAGAACTCACCGACGACGCCCTCGACGTGCTGATGCGCTACGCCTGGCCGGGCAACGTGCGCGAATTGCGCAACGTGATTGAACGCATCGTCATCATGAACCCCACCGTCAGCCGCCTCGACCGCAAACACTTGCCGCCGCTGGTCTATCGCGACGGCAGCCGCCGCGCCTCGAGCGATTTCTCCACCCTTCACCAGGCCCGCGCCGCCTACGAGCGCGACTTCATCCTGAAAAAGCTGGACGAGAACCACGGCAACGTCTCGCGCACCGCCGAGGTTCTCGGCCTGGAGCGCTCGCATCTGTATCGGAAGATGAAGGCGCTGGGGATAGCCGTAAAGGAATAGCTGGCGGCTTGCAGCCTGCGGCCCGCAGCCTGGACTTGCCAACCCGTCGGTCCATGCCTCACCCCTGTCCAGCCAGTCCGGGATTGGTGAAGACATGACCCAGAGTTTCCGCAACCTTGTGGCTTGGCAAAAGAGCAAGGATCTGGTACGGGAGGTCTACGTTTTGACAAAGTCCTTCCCAAAGGACGGGCTGTACGGTCTGACTTCACAGATTCGACGTGCTGCGATATCTATCCCGAGTAACGTCGCCGAAGGCAAAGGGCGCAGCGCTGACCGTGACTTCAAGCACTTCCTCATGCAGGCGAGAGGCTCACTGTATGAACTGGAGAATCAGCTCGAAATCGCACACGATCTCGAATATGTCAGGCCTGCACAACTCCAAATCCTGCTTCGACAGTGCAATGAGTTGGGACGCTTGCTGAACGCCTTGATCAATTCGCTCGGCTGAGCAACGATGCTCGTTTCGACCTCACCGTGCGGCCGGCCGCCAGCCGCTAGCCCGCCAGCCTATTCACCCAACTGTCGTCTCCAATCCTGTTCTTCTAGAAATCGTCGCGATTCGCGCCAGCCTGGCTGTACTTTGACAAATAGTTCGAGATACACCTTCGTTCCCAGGATCCGCTCCAGCTCCTTTCTCGCGTCCGTACCGATTCTTTTCAGCATGGCGCCACCCTTCCCAATCAGGATCTTCTTCTGGCCGTCGCGCTCGCAGTAGAGGGTGGCGTAGATGCGCGTGAGCCTGGGCAATTCTTCGTACTTGTCCAACATCACGGTGACCGCGTAGGGCAGTTCCTGCTCGGTGGCGAGGATGGCCTTTTCACGCACAATCTCGGCGGCGAGGAAGCGCTCCGGCTGGTCGGTGACCTGGTCCTTGGGGAAGTAGCGTGGGCCTTCGGGCAGCGCGCGAATCACGCACTCGAGCAATTCTTCCAGCCCTTCGCGCTTGAGCGCTGAGATGGGGATCACCTCGGCGAAATCATGCAGTTGGCGGTAGCGGTCGATGAGCGGCAGGAGCTTCGATTTCTCGATGCGGTCGATCTTGTTCAGCAGCAGGAACACCGGCCCGCCGGCGCGCTTCACCAGGTCGAGGACGAACTGGT is from Terriglobales bacterium and encodes:
- a CDS encoding type IV pilus twitching motility protein PilT, with protein sequence MATATLSDLLKKMLDMGGSDLHITTNSPPQIRVHGHLNPLDMPPLTPAETKQLAYSVMTDAQKHRFEENLELDFSFGLKGLARFRANCFNQRGATAAVFRVIPFEIKSFAQLNLPPVVAKLCEKPRGLVLVTGPTGSGKSTTLAAMLDKINSERHEHMITIEDPIEFVHQHKKCLVNQREVHSDTKSFTNALRAALREDPDVVLIGEMRDLETIESALRIAETGHLTFGTLHTNSASSTINRVIDVFPAHQQSQIRAQLSLVLEGILCQALLPKIGGQGRCMAMEILIPNAAIRNLIREDKIHQIYSAMQAGQDKFGMQTFNQSLASLYFQKLITLETAMQRSSNPDELQEMINRGAAGKAAPPAAVRR
- a CDS encoding four helix bundle protein, whose product is MTQSFRNLVAWQKSKDLVREVYVLTKSFPKDGLYGLTSQIRRAAISIPSNVAEGKGRSADRDFKHFLMQARGSLYELENQLEIAHDLEYVRPAQLQILLRQCNELGRLLNALINSLG
- a CDS encoding sigma-54 dependent transcriptional regulator encodes the protein MHSVLIVDDEPGIRESLEGVLADEGYATTAVESGEACLQALKKRPYDVVLLDIWLPGIDGLETLERIRQSHAPSPSQADEAPEVIIISGHGTIETAVRATKLGAFDFLEKPLSLEKTLILVKNAVEARRLRSENRDFKRQHQSKSEIVGESVPMKALRKQIALMAPTNGRVLIYGESGTGKELVALAIHNQSPRRDALFVEVNCAAIPEDRIESELFGHRKGALPGAEEDKDGKFLKADGGTLFLDEVGDMSLKTQAKVLRTLDEQKFTPVGSDQPVSADARVIASTNKDLEEEIAHGNFREDLFYRLNVIPFYVPPLRERVEDIPMLARHFLRELSSQYGRRTKELTDDALDVLMRYAWPGNVRELRNVIERIVIMNPTVSRLDRKHLPPLVYRDGSRRASSDFSTLHQARAAYERDFILKKLDENHGNVSRTAEVLGLERSHLYRKMKALGIAVKE
- a CDS encoding type II secretion system F family protein, with protein sequence MPTFTFTGLDATGNKVSGERVAVNKQVLDQMLRRERITPSAIKEKGKEFALPKFGSGKVATKDIGIFLRQFSVMIDAGLPLVQCLEILAANQENATFQRAITGVRSSVEGGSTLANAMRQFPNIFDDLKTNMIEAGETGGILDQILQRLATYVEKEVKLKSAIKSALIYPVSVISIAILVVAGLMIFVVPIFKNLFTGLGVELPLPTRIVLGISGGLGYFFLKLWWLWIPGVIALVWGFKQFLKDPRGRYAFDKFMLNLPVIGMLLRKIAVARFTRTLGTLIASGVPILDGLTITARTSGNAVMEEALMKVRSAIEQGRTIVDPLRESGVFPNMVSQMIGVGEATGAMDAMLQKIADFYEDEVDAATKDMLTLLEPMMIGFLGVAVGGIIIALYLPLFAMIGKLSG
- a CDS encoding ATP-binding protein, whose amino-acid sequence is MTPEFNERTWLAWLVKVRIIVITFLLAIELAIIRLTRTNVPENIFLSVILLWYTIAVFFALLVSLWDDYRMQARLQVFTDLLFATVVVYVTGGIDSYFHIFLFPLVVIVASILMTRAWAYLVAALSFICYGALLELTYVFEVIRPFSVTRPDLKALQATIFINLFGYLLIAYLSSTLAMKLRQVDVQLQDASGALENLQALHENIINSMSGGLITTGLDGHISLLNAPGQRLLERRAAEVFGLPVNRLFLDRLPAVGSFRTHGEVRYQSPSGQEKTFAVTASALTVPERGTIGYVYAFDDLTDIRRLEREVRMRDRLAAVGRMAEGIAHEIKNPLSSIAGSVKALSEHSPLDDEQRTLAEIVTRESQRLNNIINEFLAYSREKGYEFSRHDLRPLLEDTLKLLENRPQPAHAPFHIVRDYRTAEAHAIVDGNRMKQVFWNLCENAVRAMPEGGTLSVSLLPRNGWWQIRFADTGHGIPPDKLDKIFEPFQSDFEGGMGLGLAIVYQIVQAHDARISVHSADGQGAEFLLEIKRADVPDVPGAPAAVPETAQQVANG
- the era gene encoding GTPase Era, whose translation is MSFRSGFVSILGRPNAGKSTLLNALVGQKLAIVTPKPQTTRNRILGIVNVPGGKGTPPGQIVLIDTPGVHKPDTPLNRKMMQEVHEALSDRDLILLIVDATVEFGGGDQFVLDLVKRAGGPVFLLLNKIDRIEKSKLLPLIDRYRQLHDFAEVIPISALKREGLEELLECVIRALPEGPRYFPKDQVTDQPERFLAAEIVREKAILATEQELPYAVTVMLDKYEELPRLTRIYATLYCERDGQKKILIGKGGAMLKRIGTDARKELERILGTKVYLELFVKVQPGWRESRRFLEEQDWRRQLGE
- the pilB gene encoding type IV-A pilus assembly ATPase PilB; protein product: MSQRLGDLLVKEKVINTEQLEQALKHQKENNCRLGSSLVKLGFLTDDDVTNFLSRQYGVPAINLQYFEVDSSVVKLVPQETAKRYQILPLSRVGASLTIAMVDPTNVFAMDDIKFMTGFNIEPVVASESAIMAAIEKAYGTSAEEDLEKVMAQVEGGEADVELQAEEEEMALGELEKAADEAPIVKLVNIILSDAVKRGASDIHIEPYEKEYRVRFRIDGMLQSIMSPPAKLKDAITSRIKIMAKLDISEKRLPQDGRIMLKMQIGGRKKQLDYRVSTLPTLWGEKIVLRLLDKENLRLDMTKLGFEPESLVKFERAILKPFGMVLVTGPTGSGKTNTLYSAISRLNTPDTNIMTAEDPVEFQLAGVNQVQMKESIGLNFAAALRAFLRQDPNIILVGEIRDFETAEIAIKAALTGHLVLSTLHTNGAPETISRLMNMGIEPFLVATSVHLIVAQRLVRRICKDCIEEVDLPYQAKVEAGFGPDEAKTAKIFKGKGCGTCNNTGYKGRAGLYEVMEVDDELRELILVGASALELKKKAVERGMFTLRRSGLIKVMDGVTTLEEVARETVH
- a CDS encoding ATP-binding protein; the protein is MSPEPTSREPGRRRVAALIALALGIFVLFAVVFSQAAFNLTFLRPSTSEQTLIFTAVSALIFLLLVALTFVLLRNLLKLVAERRGGVLGSKFRTKMVVGALMLSFAPVIFLFLFAYGLMNRSIDKWFSSPVEEMRENANEIAELVSSYAARNAQAEAAAIASSPETLRAFETGNFAGVMTEFRRHEATLKGGFALALLDDHAVASFRAPETWPVLRGRLPKPDAIGAPPREPFAYQGAEYMLGEARVPGGGRILVAMPLPENFSATLKSLEESRRKSLQLSAERKLVRRTYMGMLLLLTVLVLFAATWFALFLSRLVTRPVAALAEATQQISAGHLDYRVEVAAADELGELVASFNRMAAELEQTRRQIESSRSELAQAIVALEERRRHMETILESTPTGVLSLDAQGRVTRANQAFERMFAGAANRVAAGTRLRDLFSAEVAQDLERMLRKADRMGSTSAQMEIAVPRARLETMVTAASLDAESRAASPRLGHVLVFEDLSELLRAQKQAAWREVARRVAHEIKNPLTPIALSAERIRRHLERGTAPDSESVKVIEGCAQTIGEAVETVRTLVDEFAALARFPASQPQPASVNAIVESALALFNGRLDGVNVRTFLAPDLPAVMADPEALKRALANLVDNACEAMQGSMLREVHISTALVGQRDAVEIVVADTGHGVTPELKERLFLPYFSTKKRGTGLGLAIVSRIVEDHHGSIRVEENAPLGARFIIELPVAQGSL